The window CCGTCCAGCCGGGCAGACTCAATGAGAGCCGTGGGAATCTGGGAATAGAAGTTACGGAAGATCAGTGAAGTGATCGGTAAGCCATAGACAACGTGGGCCAGAATCAGCCCCGGCAGACCGCCGTACAGGTCCATAGCGCGCAAGGTCTGGAACAGCGGGATCAGGATGACCTGATACGGGATGAACATACCGAACAGGAACAGGGTAAACACGACTTCACTGCCGTAGAACTTCCACTTGGAGAAGACATATCCGTTGAGCGAACCGAGCACGGTGGAACCGGCGGTGGCGCACAGGGTCAGGATCAGTGAATTGACGAAGTTCGGCTTGAGCAGATCAATGGCTTGGGAGAAGCTTGCCCAGTTGAAAGTGACCGGGAGTTCCCATGCAGTCGGCAGACTGATGTCGCCCGGCATTTTCAGCGCAGTGACCGCAGCCATGTAGGCAGGCATCAGAAAGAACAGGGCCAGCACCGCGAGGGTCGAATAGAGCAGGACAGAGCCCAAAGTAATGGAACGCTTCATGGCTTATCCTCTCCTCCGCTGGCGATACTGACTGACCAGATACGGCACGATGAACGTGGCCGCCACCAGGAACAGTACGATGGCAATGGCCGCGCCCACGGCAAAATCGTTGGCACGGAAGGTGGTCAGGTACATGTTCAGAGCCGGGTGGCCGGTCTCGGCATTGTCCGGGCCGGTCATGGCGAAGATGAGGTCAAACATCTTCAGTGAAATGTGAGACAGAATGATGACCGCACTGATGGTGATGGGCTTGAGCATGGGGATAGCCACATGGCGATAGTAGCCCACTTCGCTCGCGCCATCGAGCATGGCCGCATCACGCAGATCCTGCGAGATACCGTTGAATCCGGCGAGATACAGCGCCATGGTGTAGCCTGAATACTGCCAGATCGTAGCCATGATGATGCCCAGTGTAGCCATGTTGAAACCGTGGGTTTCTTCCATGAACAGGGCTTCCGGCAGCAGGCCGCCAAACATCCATGTAGCTGCGCCGATGACAACACCGGGGCCGAGCCACCGTTTCATGGCACGCTGCGGGTCGCCTTTCAGCACGAACAGGCCGGTCATGATCAGGATGAACGCCACTACATACAACATGATGGCAAACAGGTTCTGCCAGTTGAACTCGAGGATCGCGGCCGTACTCGACAGCCACTCGAAGTTCAACGGTTCCATGCCCAGATAGGTCGGCAGTACGTTCACGCCGCCCTGCGGAGCCAACAACCAGCGCCAGATGGTACCGGAAACGATGAAGGACAGGGACATGGGATACAGGAACACAGTGCGCAAAAAGTCTTCGCCCTTGGGTTTCTGATCCAGCAGGATGGCGATAAACATGCCCAGTCCGATGGCTCCGGCCAAAAGCATGACCGAGTAATACACGGCGTTCACCAGATCCTGACGAAAGCCGCCGCCTAAGAATCCCGTGAACAGATCCACGTAATTCTGCAGGCCGATAAAATTCTTTTCCGGCTCCACGGCCAAAGCCCCGGTGCCGCCCCAGTCGGTCATGGACGTCCAGATCGTGTTGCCGATGAATCCGTAGACGAAGATGCCTATCAGGATCATGGATGGCAACAGCGTAAGGAACGCTTTAAGTCTGTCGAGTGATGCTTCCCGCATACTTTTTCCCACGGCTGTTGAAAAAGCACCATCTGCGTCGTTGTCAGTTGCAAAGTGATCCTCACCGTAGCGTTGCTACGCCTCCGGTCCCTTTGCAACTGCCGCCTAGCAGCTGTCACTTTTTGAACAGCCTCCCTTTTGTGTTCAATGTTGTGCGCCGAACCATGTCCGGCGCACAACACGTTTTCAGTTAACTAGATGCCTGCTTTTTTGGCGAGCTGAGCGCAAGCCATGGAGGCAGCCTTGGGGTTCTTGGACTTCAGGAACATCTCCATCACGGAAGCGAAACCGGACATGAAGGTCTCGTTGGCGGCAACTCCGTGAGCCAGAGAACCAACTACGCGGTCCTTGCCGAAATCCTTGGCAGCGGACTTGAGGTAGTCGTTGTACTTGCTCAGGTCGGAGTCCTTACGAGCGGAGATGGAACCCTTCAGCGGGTTGAAGGCATCAGAGCCTTCGCGGGAGCCGAGCACCTTGAGCCATGCGATGGCGTTGTCGCGGTGCGGAGCGCCCTTAGGCAGACCGAAAGAGTCAGCCAGGAACATGAATTCGCCGGTGGTATCCGGGGAAGCCATGTAGCCGAAGCCCTTGCCGGGCACCAGCTTCTTGGTGGTCACCATGTAACCGGCGGCCCAGTCACCCATGATGTTGAAGGCAGCGCGGCCGTCCAGCACCATGTCGGTTGCCTGCTGCCAGGAAAGTGAAGCAGCGTCGGCGTTGGTGTATTCCAGAACCTTGCCGAAGAGTTCCCATGCCTTGACGACTTCAGGGGAATCGAACTTCAGCTTGCCGGCCCACAGGGCATCCCAGTTGTCCGGGCCAAGAGAGGCCAGAGCAACGGATTCCCACAGGTGGTTGGCGGTCCAGTTCTGAGCGAGAGCCAGCGGGGTCACGCCCTTGGCCTTCAACTGGGGAGCGATCTTGAAGAATTCGTCCCAGGTCTTGGGAGCTTCAATACCCCACTTCTTCATGTTGGCAGGAGAATACCACATCACATTGGAGCGATGGATATTCACGGGAACGGACCAGATACCCTTGTCAGTACCGATCAGCTTGACCAGACCTTCGGGGAAAACGTCCATCCAACCCTGCTCTTTGAACAGCGGAGTCAGGTCTTCCATGCGGTCGGACTTGACCCAGGTACCGATCAGTTCCTGACCAGCGTGAACCTGGAAAGAATCCGGCGGCTCACCACCAAGCATACGGGTCTTGAGAACGGCACGGGCGTTAACGCCGGAACCGCCGGTGACGGTGGCATTGATCACCTTCACCTCGGGATTCTGTTTTTTGTACAGATCGATCAGGGCTTCCAAAGCCGGACCTTCGTCACCTGCCCACCAGGAAAAGATTTCCAGTTCGCCGGTCAACTGTTTTGCCTGAGCTATCTGCGGAGCAGACAGCAGCAGAGCTGCGACCATGACGATGCAAATTTTTGCAAAAGCCTTTTTCATGTTTCCTCCTAGGGTTTGCAAATATTCCTCCAACAACAAAGTACGTATCAAAACAACCACTTCCTACACCGCAACTACGGAAGCGCGTTGGTTGTCTCCGGATCAAAAAGAACCATGCGATCAAATTCAAAGCCGATGGGCACGATCTCGCCGGGATGGGCCACGATGCGGCCTGCCACTTCGGCGATCAACTCGTTCTCGCCATCAACCACAATTTCCAGATGGGACTGGCCACCCAAAATTTCGGACACGACGACTTCGCCCTTACACCACCATTCCTTGGGCAACTTCTCGATATTGTCGCCCATCTTGATGGAGTCGGGACGGATACCCGCCAACACCGGCTGGCCATCGGTAACCCCTTCGGCCTTGCCATCCACTATGGGGAAGACGGACTTGCCGACGACCACGGAGCGGTTGCCGCCCTCGATTTTCACCTTGCCTTCAAGGATATTCATGGGCGGATTACCAATGAACTGAGCCACGAAAACATTGTTCGGTTTCTCGAACACCTCGATGGGCGAACCGACCTGCTGAATATAGCCATCCTTGAGGATGACGATACGGTCGGCCAGCGTCATGGCTTCGATCTGGTCGTGGGTTACATAAATAGTAGTAGTCGCCAGACGCAGATGCATCTTACGCAACTCCATGCGCATCTGGGTGCGCAGTTGGGCATCCAGATTGGAAAGAGGTTCGTCGAACAGGAAGACGTCCGGCTTGCGCACCATGGCGCGGCCCATGGCCACGCGCTGGCGCTGACCGCCGGAAAGCTCGGACGGCTTGCGATCCAGATATGGCCCCAGCTCCAGAATACGAGCGGCGTCATCTACCTTGGCGATGATGTCAGCCTTGTCATGCCCGCGCATCTTGAGGGAGAAGCCCATATTTTCGCGCACAGTCATGTGCGGATAGAGGGCGTAGTT of the Pseudodesulfovibrio sp. zrk46 genome contains:
- a CDS encoding ABC transporter substrate-binding protein, whose product is MKKAFAKICIVMVAALLLSAPQIAQAKQLTGELEIFSWWAGDEGPALEALIDLYKKQNPEVKVINATVTGGSGVNARAVLKTRMLGGEPPDSFQVHAGQELIGTWVKSDRMEDLTPLFKEQGWMDVFPEGLVKLIGTDKGIWSVPVNIHRSNVMWYSPANMKKWGIEAPKTWDEFFKIAPQLKAKGVTPLALAQNWTANHLWESVALASLGPDNWDALWAGKLKFDSPEVVKAWELFGKVLEYTNADAASLSWQQATDMVLDGRAAFNIMGDWAAGYMVTTKKLVPGKGFGYMASPDTTGEFMFLADSFGLPKGAPHRDNAIAWLKVLGSREGSDAFNPLKGSISARKDSDLSKYNDYLKSAAKDFGKDRVVGSLAHGVAANETFMSGFASVMEMFLKSKNPKAASMACAQLAKKAGI
- a CDS encoding carbohydrate ABC transporter permease, whose product is MKRSITLGSVLLYSTLAVLALFFLMPAYMAAVTALKMPGDISLPTAWELPVTFNWASFSQAIDLLKPNFVNSLILTLCATAGSTVLGSLNGYVFSKWKFYGSEVVFTLFLFGMFIPYQVILIPLFQTLRAMDLYGGLPGLILAHVVYGLPITSLIFRNFYSQIPTALIESARLDGAGFFSIYLRIVFPLSIPGFVVTSLWQFTQIWNEFLWGICLTRHADNPITVGLAQLAGGQAVSWNLPMAGSIMAAVPVLAIYIFLGRYFIRGLLAGSVKE
- the ugpC gene encoding sn-glycerol-3-phosphate ABC transporter ATP-binding protein UgpC; protein product: MANVELKQVVKRYGSVEVVHGIDLEIKDNEFIVLVGPSGCGKSTVLRMVAGLEEISGGEILIDDRVVNQESPKDRNVAMVFQNYALYPHMTVRENMGFSLKMRGHDKADIIAKVDDAARILELGPYLDRKPSELSGGQRQRVAMGRAMVRKPDVFLFDEPLSNLDAQLRTQMRMELRKMHLRLATTTIYVTHDQIEAMTLADRIVILKDGYIQQVGSPIEVFEKPNNVFVAQFIGNPPMNILEGKVKIEGGNRSVVVGKSVFPIVDGKAEGVTDGQPVLAGIRPDSIKMGDNIEKLPKEWWCKGEVVVSEILGGQSHLEIVVDGENELIAEVAGRIVAHPGEIVPIGFEFDRMVLFDPETTNALP
- a CDS encoding sugar ABC transporter permease, with protein sequence MREASLDRLKAFLTLLPSMILIGIFVYGFIGNTIWTSMTDWGGTGALAVEPEKNFIGLQNYVDLFTGFLGGGFRQDLVNAVYYSVMLLAGAIGLGMFIAILLDQKPKGEDFLRTVFLYPMSLSFIVSGTIWRWLLAPQGGVNVLPTYLGMEPLNFEWLSSTAAILEFNWQNLFAIMLYVVAFILIMTGLFVLKGDPQRAMKRWLGPGVVIGAATWMFGGLLPEALFMEETHGFNMATLGIIMATIWQYSGYTMALYLAGFNGISQDLRDAAMLDGASEVGYYRHVAIPMLKPITISAVIILSHISLKMFDLIFAMTGPDNAETGHPALNMYLTTFRANDFAVGAAIAIVLFLVAATFIVPYLVSQYRQRRRG